From a region of the Stenotrophomonas sp. BIO128-Bstrain genome:
- a CDS encoding cytochrome ubiquinol oxidase subunit I, which yields MIDQTVVELSRLQFALTAMYHFLFVPLTLGLSFMVAIMESVYVMTRKQVWRQMTLFWGTLFGINFAIGVATGIVMEFQFGMNWSYYSHYVGDIFGAPLAIEGLMAFFLEATFIGLFFFGWKRLSPVKHLTVTWLMALGTNLSAVWILIANGWMQNPTGAIFNPETMRMEVVDFAAVLFNPVAQAKFVHTVSAGYVTGAVFVMSISALFLLRNKHKDMARRSFAVAAAFGLLSSLSVVVLGDESGYAASEHQKMKLAAIEAMWETERAPADFTAFGIPNQTTQQNDYAIKIPYLMGLIATRSLNQPIPGILELVERAEHRVRGGQLAYGALERVRKDKNDAEAREMFDRHWQDLGHGLLLKRYREDILNATPEEISKAAMDTVPRVAPLFWTFRIMAGLGFYLIAFFALAFYYSCRHNFQDKRWFLKLALWSLPAPWIAIECGWFVAEYGRQPWAVDGVLPTFYAASGLALHEILTTLAVFTGLYTVLLVIEVKLMLKAIRKGPDDILPSLQAAATSLSPNAAAPTHGRA from the coding sequence ATGATTGATCAGACAGTCGTAGAACTGTCGCGGCTGCAATTCGCTCTGACCGCGATGTACCACTTCCTTTTCGTTCCCCTCACGCTTGGCCTGTCGTTCATGGTGGCCATCATGGAGAGCGTCTACGTCATGACCCGCAAACAGGTCTGGCGCCAGATGACGCTGTTCTGGGGCACGTTGTTCGGCATCAACTTCGCCATCGGCGTCGCCACCGGCATCGTGATGGAGTTCCAGTTCGGCATGAACTGGTCGTACTACAGCCATTACGTCGGCGACATCTTCGGCGCACCGCTGGCGATCGAAGGCCTGATGGCGTTCTTCCTGGAAGCGACCTTCATCGGTCTGTTCTTCTTCGGCTGGAAGCGCCTGAGCCCGGTCAAGCACCTCACCGTGACCTGGCTGATGGCCCTGGGCACCAACCTCTCGGCGGTGTGGATCCTGATCGCCAACGGCTGGATGCAGAACCCGACCGGCGCGATCTTCAATCCGGAAACGATGCGCATGGAGGTGGTGGATTTCGCCGCCGTGCTGTTCAACCCGGTGGCGCAGGCCAAGTTCGTGCATACGGTCAGCGCCGGCTACGTGACCGGCGCGGTGTTCGTGATGTCGATCAGCGCCCTGTTCCTGCTGCGCAACAAGCACAAGGACATGGCCCGTCGCTCCTTCGCGGTGGCGGCCGCCTTCGGCCTGCTCTCCTCGCTGTCGGTGGTGGTGCTGGGTGATGAAAGCGGCTATGCCGCCAGCGAACACCAGAAGATGAAGCTGGCCGCGATCGAAGCGATGTGGGAAACCGAGCGTGCCCCGGCCGACTTCACCGCCTTCGGCATTCCGAACCAGACCACCCAGCAGAACGATTACGCGATCAAGATCCCCTACCTGATGGGCCTGATCGCCACCCGTTCGCTGAACCAGCCGATCCCGGGCATCCTGGAGCTGGTGGAACGTGCCGAGCACCGCGTGCGGGGTGGCCAGCTGGCCTACGGCGCGCTGGAACGCGTGCGCAAGGACAAGAACGACGCCGAAGCGCGTGAGATGTTCGACCGTCATTGGCAGGATCTGGGCCACGGCCTGCTGCTCAAGCGCTACCGCGAGGACATCCTCAACGCCACCCCGGAAGAAATCTCCAAGGCCGCGATGGACACCGTGCCGCGGGTCGCCCCGCTATTCTGGACCTTCCGCATCATGGCCGGGCTGGGCTTCTATCTGATCGCCTTCTTCGCGCTGGCCTTCTACTACTCGTGCCGCCACAACTTCCAGGACAAGCGCTGGTTCCTCAAGCTCGCCCTGTGGTCGCTGCCGGCACCGTGGATCGCGATCGAATGCGGTTGGTTCGTGGCCGAGTACGGCCGCCAGCCGTGGGCGGTGGACGGCGTGCTGCCGACCTTCTACGCCGCCTCGGGCCTGGCCCTGCATGAAATCCTGACCACGCTGGCGGTGTTCACCGGGCTGTACACGGTGCTGCTGGTCATCGAAGTCAAGCTGATGCTCAAGGCGATCCGCAAGGGCCCGGACGACATCCTGCCGTCGCTGCAGGCTGCAGCCACGTCCCTTTCCCCCAATGCCGCTGCGCCGACCCACGGTCGGGCGTAA
- the cydD gene encoding thiol reductant ABC exporter subunit CydD has translation MSIPPDASIVETTALRRQRLHWLGGLAAAARGKQRLAAICICLSGALLIGQAAAIAWLIQAVLVDHRPLAEATPVLLGLLAVLGIRTLLGSVTQAAAGDVADAARLALRERVYQRLLGRGPLWLRQQRTGELGELMLAHADAIENYYAGYQPVRIEVVVVPLLIAIAVAWTDWVIALILLFTAPLVPFFMMLVGWGAEAAGRAQLGELARMSGHFADRIKGLGLLRLYGRGEAELDGVASAAEGVRERTLKVLRIAFLSSTVLEFFASVSVAMVALYLGLSYLGLMSLHAQVPTLGVGMFCLLLAPEFYAPLRRLAAHYHDRANALAAAAEVERLLGELPAAAVVDDAPPATARAPELLEQHAPPVVVRDVSLRPLGAHHDVVQHLSFQIEPGQRVALVGPSGSGKSTLLEALAGWLPPREGSIVLRPGLEVGYAGQRPYLFHGTIADNLRLAAPGATDAHLHAVAEAAQVMRFAAALPLGLDTVIGERGFGLSGGEARRIGLARLLLRDPHLLLLDEPTAFLDPETEADLLRTLAAFARGRSVVIATHSETAMRWADTRLTLTAGGARLASEVSP, from the coding sequence TTGAGCATACCCCCCGACGCGTCGATTGTTGAGACAACCGCCCTGCGCCGGCAGCGCCTGCACTGGCTGGGCGGGCTGGCCGCCGCCGCGCGCGGCAAGCAACGCCTGGCGGCGATCTGCATCTGCCTGTCCGGCGCGCTGCTGATCGGCCAGGCGGCCGCCATTGCGTGGCTGATCCAGGCCGTGCTGGTCGATCACCGCCCGCTGGCCGAGGCCACCCCCGTCCTGCTGGGGCTGCTTGCGGTGCTCGGGATCCGCACCCTGCTGGGCAGCGTGACCCAGGCCGCCGCCGGGGACGTCGCCGATGCCGCGCGGCTGGCCCTGCGTGAACGGGTGTACCAGCGGCTGCTCGGCCGCGGTCCGCTGTGGCTGCGCCAGCAGCGCACCGGTGAGCTCGGCGAGCTGATGTTGGCCCATGCCGATGCGATCGAGAATTATTACGCCGGGTACCAGCCGGTTCGTATCGAAGTGGTGGTGGTGCCGCTGCTGATCGCGATCGCGGTGGCCTGGACCGATTGGGTGATCGCGCTGATCCTGCTGTTCACCGCGCCGCTGGTGCCGTTCTTCATGATGCTGGTCGGCTGGGGCGCTGAAGCGGCCGGGCGCGCACAGCTGGGCGAACTGGCGCGGATGAGTGGCCACTTCGCTGATCGCATCAAAGGGCTGGGCCTGCTGCGCCTGTACGGGCGCGGCGAGGCCGAGCTGGACGGTGTGGCCAGCGCGGCCGAAGGGGTGCGTGAGCGCACCCTGAAAGTGCTGCGGATCGCTTTCCTCTCTTCGACGGTGCTGGAGTTCTTCGCGTCGGTGAGCGTCGCGATGGTCGCGTTGTACCTGGGCCTGAGCTACCTGGGCCTGATGTCGCTGCATGCGCAGGTGCCGACCCTGGGCGTGGGCATGTTCTGCCTGCTGCTGGCACCGGAGTTCTACGCGCCGCTGCGGCGATTGGCCGCGCACTATCACGACCGCGCCAATGCGCTCGCCGCCGCGGCGGAAGTGGAGCGCCTGCTTGGCGAGCTGCCTGCCGCAGCCGTTGTCGATGACGCACCGCCCGCCACCGCGCGCGCGCCGGAGCTGTTGGAACAGCACGCGCCCCCGGTGGTGGTACGCGACGTGAGCCTGCGCCCGCTCGGTGCGCACCACGATGTGGTGCAGCACCTTTCGTTCCAGATCGAGCCGGGGCAACGCGTGGCGCTGGTCGGGCCCAGTGGCAGCGGCAAGAGCACGCTGCTGGAAGCGCTGGCCGGGTGGCTGCCACCGCGCGAGGGCAGCATCGTGCTGCGCCCCGGGCTGGAAGTGGGCTATGCCGGTCAGCGCCCGTATCTGTTCCACGGCACCATCGCCGACAACCTGCGCCTGGCCGCGCCGGGCGCGACCGACGCGCATCTGCACGCGGTGGCCGAGGCGGCGCAGGTGATGCGCTTCGCCGCCGCGTTGCCGCTGGGGCTGGACACGGTGATCGGCGAGCGCGGCTTCGGCTTGTCCGGCGGCGAGGCGCGCCGGATCGGATTGGCGCGGCTGTTGCTGCGCGATCCACACCTGCTGCTGCTTGACGAGCCGACCGCCTTCCTCGATCCGGAGACCGAAGCCGATCTGCTGCGCACCCTGGCTGCCTTCGCGCGTGGGCGCAGCGTGGTGATCGCCACCCACAGCGAAACCGCCATGCGGTGGGCCGACACCCGCCTGACATTGACCGCCGGCGGTGCACGCCTGGCCTCGGAGGTGTCGCCATGA
- the cydC gene encoding thiol reductant ABC exporter subunit CydC, translating to MKAARIDSLKGVFARHRGRLLLTVLLLWTTMLAGTALLGLSGGFLTAAALAGAAGLGNGFNFFSPSAGIRGLTMARIVSRYFEKLVGHDVTLRIARDLRVWFFRRALPLAPARLAGVRTGELLARLMSDIGEVDGLLVRAIGPLLALGGISLVAVVAAGIIYPPAAGLLALLAVLIGVGVPWLTVRGAADQERDRALHRAQLRTQSFEGLEGAADLAALQAREHWNQRVLVASKQLKSRDKRRRWRLISGNALHGLCAAGGLVAMLWLALQAFERGSVDAALAAALVFLTVALLELWAGIGLAWQSWLSGRVAAVRLEAIVDQAPGVVEAQAPVAVPAVPATLQFDQVVFRWPGQARVLLDQVQLQLAPGERIAIRGDSGSGKTTLSSLLLRLWDPEAGSVRYGDADIRGFAQADWHRQIAWLPQNAPVFAGTVADNLRLGDVAASDARLWQVLAEVRLQAWAEQIGGLSAWVGENGATMSAGQARRLALARALLRDAPILLLDEPTEGLDVDTAHALLHDMVAALGNRSLLMITHDELPDGIVHRSYRLRDGKLT from the coding sequence ATGAAGGCTGCCCGGATCGATTCGCTGAAGGGGGTGTTCGCCCGGCACCGCGGCCGGCTGCTGCTGACCGTGCTGCTGCTGTGGACCACGATGCTGGCCGGCACTGCGTTGCTCGGGCTGTCCGGCGGGTTCCTGACCGCCGCCGCCTTGGCCGGGGCCGCCGGGCTCGGCAATGGCTTCAACTTCTTCTCGCCCTCAGCGGGCATCCGCGGGCTGACCATGGCGCGGATCGTGTCGCGCTACTTCGAAAAGCTGGTGGGCCACGATGTCACCCTGCGCATCGCCCGCGACCTGCGCGTGTGGTTCTTCCGTCGCGCGCTGCCGCTGGCGCCGGCACGGTTGGCAGGGGTGCGCACCGGTGAACTGCTGGCGCGGCTGATGTCCGATATCGGCGAGGTCGACGGTCTGCTGGTGCGCGCGATCGGCCCGCTGCTGGCGCTCGGTGGCATCTCGCTGGTCGCGGTGGTAGCGGCCGGCATCATCTATCCGCCGGCGGCCGGTCTGCTGGCGCTGCTCGCAGTGCTGATCGGCGTCGGCGTGCCGTGGTTGACCGTGCGCGGCGCCGCGGATCAGGAGCGTGACCGCGCGCTGCACCGCGCGCAGCTGCGCACGCAATCGTTCGAAGGCCTGGAAGGCGCGGCCGACCTCGCCGCGCTGCAGGCGCGCGAGCATTGGAACCAGCGCGTGCTGGTGGCGTCCAAGCAGCTGAAGTCACGTGACAAGCGCCGTCGCTGGCGCCTGATCAGCGGCAACGCGCTGCATGGCCTGTGCGCCGCGGGGGGGCTGGTGGCGATGCTGTGGCTGGCCCTGCAGGCCTTCGAGCGCGGCAGTGTGGATGCCGCGTTGGCCGCCGCGCTGGTGTTCCTCACTGTCGCACTGCTGGAGCTGTGGGCCGGCATCGGTCTGGCCTGGCAGTCGTGGTTGTCTGGCCGCGTCGCCGCGGTGCGGCTGGAGGCCATCGTGGATCAGGCGCCGGGCGTGGTCGAGGCGCAGGCGCCGGTGGCCGTGCCCGCGGTGCCGGCCACGCTGCAGTTTGATCAGGTAGTGTTCCGTTGGCCCGGCCAGGCGAGGGTGCTGCTGGACCAGGTGCAGCTGCAGCTCGCGCCGGGCGAACGGATCGCGATCCGCGGTGACAGCGGCAGTGGCAAGACCACGCTGTCCTCGTTGTTGCTGCGGCTATGGGATCCCGAGGCGGGCAGCGTGCGTTACGGCGATGCCGATATCCGCGGATTCGCGCAGGCCGACTGGCACCGCCAGATCGCCTGGCTGCCGCAGAATGCGCCGGTGTTCGCCGGCACGGTGGCGGACAACCTGCGGCTGGGCGATGTAGCGGCCAGCGACGCGCGCCTGTGGCAGGTGTTGGCAGAGGTACGACTGCAGGCGTGGGCCGAACAGATCGGCGGGCTCTCGGCATGGGTGGGCGAGAACGGCGCGACCATGTCGGCCGGGCAGGCGCGGCGCCTGGCGCTGGCACGTGCGCTGCTGCGTGATGCGCCGATCCTGCTGCTGGACGAACCGACCGAAGGCCTGGACGTGGATACCGCGCATGCGTTGTTGCACGACATGGTCGCGGCGCTGGGCAACCGCAGTCTGTTGATGATCACCCACGACGAACTGCCGGACGGCATCGTGCATCGCAGTTATCGTTTGCGGGATGGAAAGCTGACATAA
- a CDS encoding S41 family peptidase — translation MNRRVAFVLLLGLFSGGASADTVWKGTSVNSITWGTGDILETQGGALSVSAESTGTENFVGAITAMDAAPYRGREVVLAGTMSVKDGAGRAALWMRADGANGRLAFASSAGTPVRAGEGPQARELRLYIPSGTTSLKLGATLDSAGHVVVEKMTLTAEAATSGGVSAYDMVEYALAAIRDNALNAANVDWEAEQQTRLTPALKRLPAQEAYGSIRAVLDLLADRHSFLQHPREAAAYRQSAVASRDIEARQMQDIGYVLVPGLRGTEATAAEAFTTGLCEHIERLAPTSAKGWIVDLRQNTGGNMWPMLSGLHALLGNGSIGAFRDREGVATAWRPRAGRACAVDLSSSRVAVLVGPKTASSGEAVAVAFRARPGTRFFGQPTAGLATANRSYPLPDGGALRLTRAVMLDRSGEAYLDGIKPEERVSSDQDAIDMAAAWLRSSP, via the coding sequence ATGAATCGCAGGGTCGCATTCGTCCTTTTGCTGGGTCTCTTCAGCGGTGGCGCTTCGGCGGACACCGTCTGGAAAGGCACCAGCGTGAATTCGATCACATGGGGCACGGGCGACATTCTGGAAACCCAGGGTGGGGCGCTCAGCGTGTCCGCCGAATCGACCGGCACGGAAAACTTCGTCGGCGCCATCACCGCGATGGATGCAGCTCCTTACCGGGGCCGGGAGGTGGTTCTGGCCGGCACCATGTCGGTCAAGGATGGCGCAGGCCGTGCCGCGCTGTGGATGCGTGCGGACGGGGCAAACGGCCGATTGGCGTTTGCAAGCTCGGCTGGCACGCCCGTGCGCGCCGGTGAGGGGCCACAGGCGAGAGAACTCCGGCTGTACATTCCGTCCGGAACGACCAGCCTCAAGCTCGGTGCAACATTGGACAGTGCCGGGCATGTCGTTGTCGAGAAGATGACGCTGACGGCGGAGGCGGCCACGTCGGGCGGAGTGTCCGCCTATGACATGGTGGAGTACGCCCTCGCTGCCATTCGCGACAATGCGTTGAACGCCGCGAACGTCGATTGGGAAGCCGAGCAGCAGACGCGTCTGACGCCGGCACTGAAACGCCTCCCCGCACAAGAGGCCTATGGCAGCATCAGAGCGGTTCTGGATCTGCTGGCAGATCGCCATAGCTTCCTGCAACACCCCAGGGAAGCCGCCGCCTACCGCCAGTCCGCTGTTGCATCGAGAGACATCGAGGCCAGACAGATGCAGGACATCGGCTACGTCCTGGTGCCGGGCCTGCGCGGGACCGAAGCCACTGCCGCTGAAGCGTTTACCACCGGGCTCTGTGAGCACATCGAACGATTGGCGCCGACGTCAGCCAAGGGCTGGATCGTCGATCTTCGCCAGAACACGGGCGGCAACATGTGGCCGATGCTGAGCGGGCTGCACGCGTTGCTGGGCAACGGAAGCATCGGCGCATTCCGGGACCGGGAGGGCGTTGCCACCGCGTGGCGCCCACGCGCCGGCCGTGCCTGCGCAGTCGACCTTTCCAGCAGCCGCGTGGCCGTTCTCGTCGGCCCGAAGACGGCAAGCTCTGGAGAAGCGGTGGCCGTCGCCTTCCGGGCCCGCCCTGGCACCCGATTCTTCGGGCAGCCGACGGCCGGTCTCGCAACGGCCAACCGTTCCTATCCGCTGCCTGATGGTGGCGCGCTGCGGTTGACGAGGGCCGTGATGCTTGATCGCTCGGGTGAAGCCTATCTGGACGGGATAAAACCCGAGGAGCGCGTTTCAAGTGATCAGGACGCCATCGACATGGCGGCTGCGTGGCTTCGCTCGTCGCCATGA
- a CDS encoding DUF1294 domain-containing protein, producing the protein MAVTGLLPQWLAAWYALTSAVAFALYGHDKRAARLGNWRTPERTLQLLAFAGGWPGALLGQSVFRHKHRKSAFQWVFALCVLANVLALAVLLRA; encoded by the coding sequence ATGGCGGTGACTGGGCTGTTACCGCAGTGGCTGGCCGCATGGTACGCACTCACCAGTGCTGTCGCCTTTGCGCTCTACGGGCATGACAAACGTGCCGCACGCCTGGGCAACTGGCGCACACCCGAACGCACCCTGCAACTGCTGGCCTTCGCGGGCGGTTGGCCTGGCGCGTTGCTGGGCCAGTCGGTGTTCCGCCACAAGCATCGCAAGAGCGCCTTCCAATGGGTGTTCGCCCTGTGCGTGCTGGCCAACGTCTTGGCGCTTGCGGTGCTGCTGCGGGCATGA
- a CDS encoding homoserine O-acetyltransferase, whose amino-acid sequence MTEFIPPGTRYHALPSPFAFKRGGELRDAHVAYETWGTLDADAGNAVLIVTGLSPDAHAAANADNPAAGWWEAMVGPGKPIDTDRWFVICVNSLGSCKGSTGPASIDPATGELYGLRFPELSIEDGARAAVEVVRALGVTELACVIGNSMGGMTALALLLLHPGIARSHINISGSAQALPFSIAIRSLQREAIRLDPQWNGGRYTDQAYPESGMRMARKLGVITYRSALEWDGRFGRVRLDSDQADDDPFGLEFQVESYLEGHARRFVRFFDPNCYLYLSRSMDWFDLAEYADGDVMAGLAKIQVDKALAIGANTDILFPVQQQQQIADGLRAGGADAQFIGLDSPQGHDAFLVDFARFGPAVSGFLHGL is encoded by the coding sequence ATGACTGAATTCATTCCCCCCGGCACCCGCTACCACGCCCTGCCCTCGCCGTTCGCGTTCAAGCGCGGCGGTGAGCTGCGCGATGCCCACGTGGCTTACGAAACCTGGGGCACGCTCGACGCGGACGCCGGCAATGCGGTGTTGATCGTCACCGGGCTCTCCCCCGATGCGCATGCCGCGGCCAACGCCGACAACCCGGCCGCCGGCTGGTGGGAGGCGATGGTCGGCCCGGGCAAGCCGATCGATACGGATCGCTGGTTCGTGATCTGCGTGAACTCGCTGGGCAGCTGCAAGGGATCGACCGGCCCGGCCAGCATCGATCCGGCCACCGGCGAGCTGTATGGCCTGCGCTTTCCCGAGCTGTCGATCGAAGATGGCGCGCGTGCGGCGGTGGAGGTGGTGCGCGCATTGGGCGTCACCGAACTGGCCTGCGTGATCGGCAATTCGATGGGCGGGATGACCGCGCTGGCGCTGCTGTTGCTGCATCCGGGCATCGCACGCAGCCATATCAACATTTCCGGCAGTGCCCAGGCGCTGCCGTTCTCGATCGCGATCCGCTCGCTGCAGCGCGAGGCGATCCGGCTTGATCCGCAGTGGAATGGCGGTCGCTACACCGACCAGGCCTACCCGGAATCGGGCATGCGCATGGCGCGCAAGCTCGGCGTGATCACCTATCGATCCGCCCTGGAATGGGATGGCCGCTTCGGCCGCGTGCGGTTGGATTCGGACCAGGCTGATGACGATCCGTTCGGCTTGGAGTTCCAGGTCGAAAGCTACCTGGAAGGCCACGCCCGCCGCTTCGTGCGCTTCTTCGATCCCAACTGCTATCTGTACCTGAGCCGCTCGATGGACTGGTTCGACCTGGCCGAATACGCCGACGGCGACGTCATGGCCGGGCTGGCGAAGATCCAGGTGGACAAGGCGCTGGCGATCGGCGCCAACACCGACATCCTGTTCCCGGTGCAGCAGCAACAGCAGATCGCCGACGGCCTGCGCGCCGGCGGTGCAGATGCGCAGTTCATCGGGCTGGATTCGCCGCAGGGCCATGATGCGTTCCTGGTCGACTTCGCCCGGTTCGGCCCGGCGGTCAGCGGGTTCCTGCACGGGCTGTGA
- a CDS encoding tetratricopeptide repeat protein, translating into MVSLWMALSAAVVAAAVAALVLRPLRAGGQRGPFVIAMLALGLAGGALYLLVGTPDAAERTAANDEPATLEDGVQALEQALAKDPQRADGWALLGRSQLALGKLDEATAAFDRAVRLAPDDPGVLVEAAQARAQAAPGKQFDDQALQWLRHANALAPESERAGWLIGIALRQRGQDAEAAAAWEALLPRLKPGAARALREQIAIARSNAGLPPLPETPAPAAAPAAAGNHALAVQVRFASETAPDPALANATVFVIARAPDGPPMPIAVQKHPASRLPLVVTLGDGDSPMPTSTLSQVQEVEVFARLSRSGQANRQPDDVETAPVRVRLPHAGPVPLVFDRP; encoded by the coding sequence CTGGTGAGTCTCTGGATGGCCCTGAGCGCTGCGGTCGTCGCCGCTGCCGTCGCTGCACTCGTGTTGCGGCCGCTGCGTGCAGGCGGCCAACGCGGCCCCTTCGTGATCGCGATGCTGGCCCTTGGGTTGGCCGGTGGCGCGCTGTACCTGCTGGTCGGCACGCCGGATGCCGCCGAGCGGACCGCGGCCAACGACGAGCCCGCCACGCTGGAAGATGGCGTCCAGGCGTTGGAGCAGGCGCTGGCGAAAGATCCGCAACGCGCCGATGGCTGGGCACTGCTCGGCCGCTCGCAGCTGGCGCTGGGCAAGCTGGACGAGGCCACGGCGGCGTTCGACCGGGCCGTGCGGCTCGCGCCGGACGACCCTGGCGTGCTGGTCGAAGCGGCCCAGGCACGGGCCCAGGCAGCGCCGGGCAAACAATTCGATGACCAGGCCCTGCAGTGGCTGCGCCACGCCAACGCGCTCGCGCCGGAGAGCGAACGCGCTGGCTGGCTGATCGGCATCGCGCTGCGTCAGCGCGGGCAGGACGCCGAGGCTGCGGCCGCCTGGGAAGCCCTGCTGCCACGGCTGAAGCCGGGCGCGGCGCGCGCGCTGCGCGAGCAGATCGCCATCGCGCGCAGCAATGCCGGCCTCCCGCCCCTGCCGGAGACGCCGGCCCCTGCGGCGGCCCCTGCGGCGGCCGGGAACCACGCGCTCGCGGTACAGGTGCGGTTCGCGTCGGAAACCGCTCCGGATCCGGCGCTGGCCAACGCCACGGTGTTCGTGATCGCGCGCGCACCCGACGGCCCGCCGATGCCGATCGCCGTACAGAAACATCCGGCCAGCCGGTTGCCGTTGGTGGTCACGCTCGGCGATGGCGACAGCCCGATGCCGACCAGCACGCTGTCGCAGGTGCAGGAGGTGGAGGTCTTCGCGCGGCTGTCGCGTTCGGGCCAGGCCAACCGCCAGCCGGACGATGTGGAAACCGCCCCGGTACGGGTGCGCCTGCCGCATGCCGGGCCGGTGCCACTGGTGTTTGATCGCCCTTGA
- a CDS encoding cytochrome c-type biogenesis protein, translating to MAQAVSDPTPLQYRDAAEEARFHALAAELRCVQCQNQSLADSNAQIAHDLRREVLVLMQQGNSDAQIKQFLVDRYGEFVLYRPPMEARNALLWFGPPVALLIGAGVLIWVVRRRSRGIEPMDKSEERW from the coding sequence ATGGCGCAGGCCGTCTCCGACCCGACCCCGTTGCAGTACCGCGACGCCGCCGAGGAAGCCCGTTTCCATGCGCTGGCTGCCGAGCTGCGCTGCGTGCAGTGCCAGAACCAGTCGCTGGCCGATTCCAATGCGCAGATCGCGCACGACCTGCGCCGGGAAGTGCTGGTGCTGATGCAGCAGGGCAACAGCGATGCACAGATCAAGCAGTTCCTGGTCGACCGCTATGGCGAGTTCGTGCTGTACCGGCCGCCGATGGAGGCCCGCAATGCGCTGCTCTGGTTCGGCCCGCCGGTGGCATTGCTGATCGGTGCCGGCGTATTGATCTGGGTGGTGCGCCGTCGCAGCCGTGGGATCGAACCGATGGACAAGAGCGAGGAGCGCTGGTGA
- a CDS encoding DsbE family thiol:disulfide interchange protein yields MSDPRPASRPLPPVAIVIGVLFFFGLLGLMIYGVMKSGAPDRDVLPSALIGKPAPAFELPVLHDPHIKVSSTELRGAPYVLNVWGSWCAACRDEHPILTRFAETKRVRVIGYNWKDEPADALRWLEQLGNPFVLVLSDIEGRTAIDWGVTAAPETFLVDASGVVRWKYSGALSQRVIDTQLIPELEKVERAHADAQPQLPASP; encoded by the coding sequence GTGTCCGATCCCCGCCCCGCCTCCCGTCCGCTGCCGCCCGTGGCCATCGTCATCGGGGTGCTGTTCTTCTTCGGGCTGCTGGGGCTGATGATCTACGGGGTGATGAAATCCGGCGCACCGGACCGCGACGTGCTGCCCTCGGCGCTGATCGGCAAGCCGGCCCCGGCCTTCGAACTGCCGGTGTTGCACGATCCACACATCAAGGTCAGCAGCACCGAGCTGCGCGGCGCCCCGTATGTGCTCAATGTCTGGGGCAGCTGGTGCGCGGCCTGCCGTGACGAACATCCGATCCTGACCCGATTCGCCGAAACCAAGCGCGTGCGCGTGATCGGCTACAACTGGAAGGACGAGCCGGCCGATGCGCTGCGCTGGCTGGAACAGCTGGGCAATCCGTTCGTGCTGGTGCTGAGCGACATCGAAGGCCGCACTGCGATCGACTGGGGCGTCACCGCCGCGCCCGAGACCTTCCTGGTCGACGCCAGCGGCGTGGTGCGCTGGAAGTACAGCGGCGCGCTCAGCCAGCGCGTGATCGATACCCAGCTGATCCCGGAACTGGAAAAGGTGGAGCGTGCCCATGCCGATGCCCAGCCGCAGCTGCCCGCTTCGCCGTAA